GCACGGGAAGGTTAGGGCAATCGGGGTGATCAGAAAAAACCAAACCCCACCACGGGTTGTGTGTGGGGTAATGGAGACCTTCCCCGGACTTCCCAACCCCCACTGATTTTAAACATCCGAGGGCCATATCTCCGGTTGCTCGGTTGCTACGGAGTAGTTTCTATGTATGCTACGAGATGGTCGAGACTTCAACCACTGTTCGCAGGGGATACTGAACTTCACTGGTGTATCCATATGGTTCCTGTCTCAAACCAAGTTCGCGAACTAGGTAGTTTCAAACCAAATGGTGAGAGAATGGCACAGGAACCAGCCACAAGCTTTCAGGCGGGGTTGTCGAATCGTTTGGGGTTCGGCCGGGTTATGCCTCGGCATTGCCGGCTCGGGGCTCTCTTTTCGTGGGAATAGATACACTAATTCGTACTCCTAGGAGTACACTAGTTCAATCCGTAGATCCTCTCGATTGTCTCTGACCAGTTGACCAGTTCCACGGCCGTGAATCACCGCAATCATCATGTCCGAACGGATTAAGCAGATCGCCCGTCAGCTCAACTACCCCAAAGGCTTGCTCGCGGGTCAGGTTGCCATCATCACGGGGGCTGGCCAGGGCATCGGCGCCGAATGCGCGAGACTGTTTGCGAACGAAGGAGCAAAAGTGGTCGTATCAGATATTGACGCTGCCAAAGCAGAAGAGGTAGCCTCCAAGATCAGGGCCAGAGGTGGCGAGGcactcgccgtcgccggggACCTGCTCAAGGATGAGTGCATCAAGCAGCTGATCCAAAAGGCGGCGGCGTTTGGCAACGGCAAGATCCATATCCTCGTCAACAACGCCGGCTTTACCTGGGATGCAGTCATCCACAAGGTATTTgatctttctttctttctttttttcttggtCTCCTCTTTCAAGATCACTAAAATAGACCATCCTACTTGACTGAccattactattactacctTAGATGACGGACAAGCAATGGGACACGATGCTTGCCATGCACGGCACCGTTCCCTTCAAGCTCGTGCGCGAGGCCGCTCCGTACTTCCGCGTCAGGGACGGAGAGCCGCGCAACATTGTCAACATCTCGTCCACGTCGGGCCTGCACGGCAACGCCGGCCAGCTCAACTACGCCATGGCCAAGGCGGGCGTCGTCGGCCTGACCAAGACCATCGCCAAGGAATGGGGCCCCGCGTTCGGCGTCCGCGCCAACACCGTCGCCTTCGGCCACATCGAGACCAGGCTGACGGCCAACAAGGAGGCCGGCGCCTTCATCGAGGTCGACGGGCAGAGGGTGGCGCTGGGGATTCCCGCGAAGCAGAAAGCGGCTCCTGCCGGGGCGGTGCCCTATGCCGACATCCCGCTAAGGCGGCCCGGGACGGCCACCGAGGCGGCGAGTGCCGTGCTGGCAATCGCGTCGCCGCTGAGCTCGTACATTAGTGGGCAGACGATCAGCGTGACCGGCGGCAGGAACATGTAGCGGGGTTCCAACGGGGTCGAGTGGCTGGCCCCGTCTGTGACGAGCGGGCTGGCGGTAGTACTTGGTGCAGCAAAAGAAGACGGAAGGATCCAGGTATTATGCATGTTTAGGTGTTATCTGTTTGCCTTCTCCTAGGTTGCTGCAACCCAAGCAACGCCTTTCCCAAATGTTGCCTTCTTTTGCCTTACTCATACAACGGCCCCCCGTTGGGGTATCTCCTCTCCTTGCAGCAGCATTACTTCCCCAACCGGCGGCTTCCAAGTTTTCCCCCGCCGCTTCACGATCTGTTTCCCCTCCCTTCATCTGAAGACATACTTAGATAGACCACCACAATTGCAGCACCCCCTTCGCGTACTCGACAATCTCCTCCCCGCCCAACTTGCTGTCCCCGTATACACGGTCCACAAACGAGATGGGCACTTCTCCGATGCTGTATCCCTTGGCCTTGGCGGTCACGGCCAGGGCCATCTGCATGGTAAACCCGCGGGCGTCGGTGCTCTCGAACAGCTTCTCGAGCACGGCGCGCTTGTACAATCGGAAACTCCCCGTCAGGTCGCTGACGCCGGGGCGGAGGACGGTGTCGGCGAAGATGTTGGCGCCCTTGCTGGTCAGCTTGCGCTTGAGGTCCCAACCGTagacgccgccgtcgccggcgtAGCGGGTGCCCGTGACGATGTCGTAGCCGCGCTCCTTCTGCAGCGCGATCATGCGCGGGATGAACTTGGGGTGGTGGCTGAAGTCGGCGTCCATGATGATGATGTGGGTGCCCCGCGCGAACTGCAGACCGTGCACGTACGCCGTGCCCAGCCCCAGCTTGCCCGAGCGCGTCTGCAGTTGCACGTGCGGCGCGTACGCCCGTACCAGCTGCCGGGCTACATCCTGCGTGCCGTCGGGCGAGCCGTCGTCGACAATGACGAGCTCCCAGTCGAGGTTGCTATAGAGAGAGAGGGCGGGGGGAGAACGAGGAGCGAGGCCGGTGTGGTTAGCTCGCGGTCAAGTAGTAGCCATGACGGGGGAAGAGGGATcggggggaaaaaaagggaggggggaaggagggTGGTGTGCGCACTGCTCGGTAAAGGTGCGATTCAGCAGCCAGGTAATGATGGGCAGGTTCTGGCGCTCGTTGAAGGTCGGCAGGATCACCGAGTAAATTTCCTTGTCGGACGACGGCTCTGCGGGCGCCATTGCGGTTGTTGCTGGGCGGACAATGGGAGTGTTCCGTTGGTGGATTGCTGGTGATTTCGCGGGATGTCCTAGGAACCTCGAGAGCTCCCAATTCGAGGTGCAGGTGGCCAGTTCTGGCCCGACGCGACTCGACGTTACACTATACGTGGCAAGGACCTTGTAAAGTTACATAGTAAATGCGCCCTGCCAGGGGGTTTCGTGTTCTTGGCGTGAACGCAGTAAAGTCCCTAACCCTTGCCAAGAAACACTGCATACCGTGTTCGTTCCTTCCTATTGTGGAAGTAGGTTTCCTTCGACTTGGAGCACTTGAAGCATTGAAAAAAACTTGCGGACCAGTTGTACTCCAGAATTCAATTCCGCTTCTACCAGGTTGTACACTACGACCGTAGCGCAGCATTGTAATATCTATCAAAACACTTGGAAAAAGCACGTTCCAAGATGGGTATCCTGAATGGCTCGCGAGCTCTTGACCACAACCAACAAACTTCTTCCCCCATGAGTTCTCGACGCGATTTTCTGCGCCTTTTCTTCGATTTGACCACATAAGACATCTTACCGTCGGACTCCGCGACTATGTTTTTCGCGACCCCAACCCGTTTGTCCCGCATCGTCTTCCCaatgtttttttttcagaCCTCAAACCGGCGGCAGCGCGCTGCTTCCCTGCTGTGTCTCTTGCTGCGTTCCCTGCTGCGTCGTCACCGGCGTCAACGCGGCAGTTGACGGCGCCTTGGACCTGGACTCGGTTCGGCTGGCACTCAGCGTGCGCCCGGCGCTCAGCCAGTTCTTGAGGTGGCCAAGACCCAAGCTCTTGTGGTACTTTTTGGTGACCTCCTCGCCCTGCGACCAAGGACCTTGGACCACCTTGTGGTCGTCGAGGATGTTCAGCCTGCGCTTGACGTACTTCCACACCTCGATACCCAGGACATAGACGATGGTCATGCCGATCACGACCCCCCACTCCCAGCTGATGGACGTGTGCTTGAAGACATCCCGATTGAGATACGGGATGTAGACGGTCGGGAACACGCTGACGAAGCCGATGGCGACGGCCCAGAAGAGGAACGGGTTGTTGTACAGGTCCTTGAACAGCGGGAACCGCGACGTATCATTGGGGTTGAGCCGGAACAGCGACCGCCGGATGTCCTTGAATTCCCACGCGCTGAGCAGGATGAGCCAGGTGAGCTCGGCGAAGAcggccgcccgcgcccggAACACGGGAATGCACGAGTCCGAGAACTTGCGGTTGCAGTCGTGGCCGAGCTGCCCGTCGTACCTCCCATACACCACAATGACAAAGGTCATGAGCGTGCAGATGCCCATCAGCAGTCCATACACCATCATGTCTGCGAGGATCTGGTTGCTGAAGACGCCGCGCCGCTTGTCCTGCGGCGGCTTCCGCATCACCATGGGGCTGGCCTTCTCCCGGCCCAGCCCGAAAGCCGGGAAGGACGAGGTGACCATGTTGATCCACAGGATCTCCAGCGGAGAAATGGGGAACACCGACAGGCCCGACTCGTCCTGGAACCCCAGGCCGGCGATCAGCAGGATGACCTCGCCGACGTTGCTGCTCAGCAAGTGCAGCACAAACTTCTGAATGTTCTCAAACATCCTCCTGCCCTCCTTGATCGCCGCGACGATACTGTTGAACTTGTCGTCCGTCAGCACGATCTTGGCCGCCGACTTGGCCACGTCGCTCCCGGAGCCCATGGCGATGCCGACGTCGGCCCTGCTCAGCGACGGCGCGTCGTTGACGCCGTCTCCGGTCATGGCCATGAAGGCGTCGCGCCGCCGCAGCGCTTCGACCATGCGCGTCTTGGTCTCGGGCGCGCACCGCGCGATCACCAGCGGCAGTTCCGGCAGCGCGTCGATCTCGGCGTCCGACAGCCGGTCAAAGTCGGTCGCCTTCATCACCGCCGTCTCGGCCACGCCGGCCGGGAGCACGCTCATGTTGGTCGGGATGATGCCGACCTCCTTTGCGATCGCCTTGGCCGTCTCCGGGTGGTCGCCCGTCAGCATGTGCACCTTGATGCCGGCCTTGGAGCACTCGTAGATGGAGGGCGAAGTCTCGCGCCGTGGGGGGTCGTAGATGCCTGCGAGACCGAGCAGAATCAGGTTCTGTTCCACGGCGGCCCGGGCTGCGTCTTCCGCCGGAGATGCCTCGGCCACCTTttcgtcgtcctcgttgGCGGGGGAGAATGTCCGATCGGCTGTGTACCTGCCTTGCCAGGGGCGGTAGGCCACGGCCAAGACGCGCTGGCCGAGCGAGGCAAAGCTGGTCATCTGGTCGAGGATCTGCTCCTTCATCTCGGCCGTCATGGGTTGCTGGTTGGAGCCGGTGCCGACGTGCGAGCACAGGTCGAGAATACGCTCGACGGCGCCCTTGGTGAAGACGACACTGTTGGAAGGGTCGAGCTCGGCGTCGTTGTCCGGGGGCGCCTCATAGACCACCGACATGCGCTTGATGGTGCTGTCGAAGGGAAACTCGGCCACCTGCCGCCAGCCGAGCGCTTCCATGGCCTTCTTGTTGCGGTCGTACCGGTGCGCGAAGACCTGCAGGGCGATCTCGGTCGGCTCGCCCGTGGTCTTCCAGGCGCTTTCGCCTTCGTCGTAACGAACCGTGGCCAGATTGCAGAGCGCCGCCGAGAGCATGAACAAGCGGAGCTCGGGCGTCAACTCGGCCATCTTGGCCTTCTCGGCCGGCGTCGGGTTGAGCTTCTCGTCGGGAACGCCGTCAAACTTGACGGCTTGCGTCGTGCGCTCCTGGTCAAAGTCGCGCTTCTTTTCCTCGGCTTGCGGCTGGTCCCTCACAGTGCCCTTGTAAGGGTCGCTGGGATCCGTCGAGCCCGAGACGGTGTAGATTTTGTCGGGCGGTAGCCAGACCTTCTTTACGATCATGGCGCCCTGGGTCAACGTGCCGGTCTTGTCCGAGCAGATGTTAGTGACGCCACCGAGGGCTTCAAGTGCGGAGAGATCGCTATGTACAAAAACAGTCAGCAGTCAGCCACTCGACTAGAGAGGGAAACGAGAAGGAAGGGGGATCCAAGGGCCAGGAGGCAAAGCACATACCGAACGACAACGTTTGCCTTCCTCATCACGGTGGTCGCCACCACCATCGAGATGGTCAAAACGGCAACGAGCGACTCGGGAATGATGGCGATGCCTGTCGAGATGGCGTAAATGACAACCTCCTTGGGCAGCGGCTGGACAAACTTGTTCACGCCGAACACGATGATGGCCAGCAGGATCGCACAAAAGAACAAAAGGTAAGCCAGCTTGGACAGCTTGATCTGCAGCGGCGTGCCCTCGGTCAAGCCCAAGAACTTGCCCAGAAAATCGTAGGTCCGACGAAAGGCGCCCTTGATGGGCTGCGTCTTGCCATACTTCCTCCAGTTCATTGACCGGCCAGCCTTGCGGCGCTTCTTGTTGGTCGAGGCCGCGATCTTGCCCACCTCGGTCTGCATGCCCGTGGCCACGACGAtaccgcggccgcggccctTTTGCACCGTGGTGGTGGCGTACGCCATGTTGATGCGGTCACCAATGCCGACCTCGTCCTCGGACACGGCAAGCTTCTCGGTGCCGGGAACAACGATGTCGTTGTCGATCTGCTTCTCGACGGGAATGGCCTCGCCCGTGAGCGAGGACTCGTCGCACGTCAGATTCATGGCCTCAAATAGGCGCACATCGGCGGGGACCGTGTCGCCCATCTTGAGGTTGACGATATCGCCGGGAACCACTTGCGCACTGGTTTAGGaagatattattattagccctGGAAAGGAACAGGAACAAAAAGGGTAACGATGGGGGTGCCACTCACTTTGGGATGACAATGGTCTTACCGTCCCGCAGGACGCTTGCACTGGGAGAGGACAGGGCCCGGAGAGCATCCATCTTCTTCTCGGCGCCATACTCCTGGTAAAAGCCGATGGAGACGTTGAGTACGATGACGGCAGCCAGAACGCCACCTTCGATATAGTCGGAGACGCCAAAGCTCAGTGCCATGGCAAAGAAGAGAACCTGGATGTTGGGGGTGTGAGAACAAGGCAATTGGCGAGAAGAGAGTTTTCGGGATCGTAGGTGAGGGCAATGGCACGCACCAGAATCATGGCATTGCACAGCTGTCTGATGAAGATGGTGTACCACGCAATGCTGCCGCCGACGTCCAACTCGTTGGGGGGGTACTTTTGCTGCAGCTCGGCAGCCTTGGAGGAGCTCAAGCCATTGTCGACGTTGGTGCCGAGGGCCTGCTCAACCTCCCGAACcgagaggaggaaggggtGTTTGGGGAATTCCGCAGCCATCGGACGATGGGGACAAGTTCACTCTGCGCACGAGGGATGAACAGGGCGGTGGGCGATGACGATGAGCACTTTGCTTCATTGGCGAATCAGAGGACGGTAAAGGAAGGCTTTTAAATCGCAGAATGAGCTGCGATTTCTACGACCTCGGCAAGATCTGGCGAGAGAGGTCTTCGTCAAATCGATCAGTTTTCCGATGACGACAGACCCAAGAAGACGTACGAGGGGGCACGTGTTGTTtaagtatgtacatacgtccgtacagtacatggcTCCAGCCACCCGGTTTCTGGGTTTTCGTCCCCGCGAGCCACGCCCGCGAGCAAGATTCCGTTTCTCTCACCGATTAACCCGACAAAAAGACGCTGACAACCTTGCTCGAGCTGTTGGCCAAGACGAGACCAAGAAGTTCTATCCCAGCCCGGATCCGGTGTCGAGACGTTCTCTGCAAAGGCGGATGCTGTTTGAGCCCCACTGTGGGACTGGCCTTCAGCCTCTTAGGACGGCCTGTGTGGGCGATAAAGCTGCAAGTGGGTGGCGATAGCATCCGAGGGCGTCATCCTTGGGCTCTTGGTCGCCTTGAGGGGGGGAGGGTTCTTTATCGAGCTCTTAGCAGGGGGCGCTCTGATAGGCCCAGCCAGCCCGGCAGGAATGCACAGCGAGGTCATCCCGCTTGGCGCCGAGTTCTCGGCATGCCGAGTTACCCTCGCTCCCCACGCTTGGCGGCGCCGGTGGTCTCCCCCCCAACGACGGAGCCGGTTGGGCCCCGCCGGTGCGGTCGGCCTTCTTGCCGTCCGTTGCCGTTCCATGCCGTTCCTCGCTGTTCGACTGGGCAGATTGCCCacgacctttttttttttttgaagaACCAaataaaagaaaaaaaagaaaaacaaaTATGGTGTAGGGTTACACCATTATCAATACTCCGACATGCACACGACGAGCGCCGCAGTGGCCAATGTCGCCGCCGGTGTCCCTGGCTGTTCCTGGGGCACGTGGGCAGTGATGAGACTTTGTGTTGTCTCGGCTACGGTCTGGGCGGCGCGCTGTCGGTAACTCAGTGGCTTGGTCTGGATGCCGGTGGGTCGCTGTGGGCGGGGTGGGGGCGGTGGGGTGTTCGCGGGCAATGATGTCGCCTCAGCCGTCTCCGT
This genomic window from Thermothelomyces thermophilus ATCC 42464 chromosome 1, complete sequence contains:
- a CDS encoding glycosyltransferase family 2 protein (CAZy_ID 267890) — protein: MAPAEPSSDKEIYSVILPTFNERQNLPIITWLLNRTFTEHNLDWELVIVDDGSPDGTQDVARQLVRAYAPHVQLQTRSGKLGLGTAYVHGLQFARGTHIIIMDADFSHHPKFIPRMIALQKERGYDIVTGTRYAGDGGVYGWDLKRKLTSKGANIFADTVLRPGVSDLTGSFRLYKRAVLEKLFESTDARGFTMQMALAVTAKAKGYSIGEVPISFVDRVYGDSKLGGEEIVEYAKGVLQLWWSI
- a CDS encoding ATPase, P-type cation-transporter — translated: MAAEFPKHPFLLSVREVEQALGTNVDNGLSSSKAAELQQKYPPNELDVGGSIAWYTIFIRQLCNAMILVLFFAMALSFGVSDYIEGGVLAAVIVLNVSIGFYQEYGAEKKMDALRALSSPSASVLRDGKTIVIPNAQVVPGDIVNLKMGDTVPADVRLFEAMNLTCDESSLTGEAIPVEKQIDNDIVVPGTEKLAVSEDEVGIGDRINMAYATTTVQKGRGRGIVVATGMQTEVGKIAASTNKKRRKAGRSMNWRKYGKTQPIKGAFRRTYDFLGKFLGLTEGTPLQIKLSKLAYLLFFCAILLAIIVFGVNKFVQPLPKEVVIYAISTGIAIIPESLVAVLTISMVVATTVMRKANVVVRDLSALEALGGVTNICSDKTGTLTQGAMIVKKVWLPPDKIYTVSGSTDPSDPYKGTVRDQPQAEEKKRDFDQERTTQAVKFDGVPDEKLNPTPAEKAKMAELTPELRLFMLSAALCNLATVRYDEGESAWKTTGEPTEIALQVFAHRYDRNKKAMEALGWRQVAEFPFDSTIKRMSVVYEAPPDNDAELDPSNSVVFTKGAVERILDLCSHVGTGSNQQPMTAEMKEQILDQMTSFASLGQRVLAVAYRPWQGRYTADRTFSPANEDDEKNLILLGLAGIYDPPRRETSPSIYECSKAGIKVHMLTGDHPETAKAIAKEVGIIPTNMSVLPAGVAETAVMKATDFDRLSDAEIDALPELPLVIARCAPETKTRMVEALRRRDAFMAMTGDGVNDAPSLSRADVGIAMGSGSDVAKSAAKIVLTDDKFNSIVAAIKEGRRMFENIQKFVLHLLSSNVGEVILLIAGLGFQDESGLSVFPISPLEILWINMVTSSFPAFGLGREKASPMVMRKPPQDKRRGVFSNQILADMMVYGLLMGICTLMTFVIVVYGRYDGQLGHDCNRKFSDSCIPVFRARAAVFAELTWLILLSAWEFKDIRRSLFRLNPNDTSRFPLFKDLYNNPFLFWAVAIGFVSVFPTVYIPYLNRDVFKHTSISWEWGVVIGMTIVYVLGIEVWKYVKRRLNILDDHKVVQGPWSQGEEVTKKYHKSLGLGHLKNWLSAGRTLSASRTESRSKAPSTAALTPVTTQQGTQQETQQGSSALPPV